One stretch of Pandoraea oxalativorans DNA includes these proteins:
- the rnr gene encoding ribonuclease R yields the protein MSKYPYPIPSREEILGVLRTADSALSANDIAEALAIKKQEREGFFKRLAAMERDDQIRLDRRGYYQLTHPSNFIAGRVIGHRDGYGFAVRDDDGDDLFLPTEEMKKVMHNDRVLLRVAGCDRRGRPEGHIVEVVSRANTHVIGRLLNENGVMVVAPEDKRISHDILIPPRAQGKAKVGQVVSVELTDYPSRYSQPIGRVSEVLGDIDDPGMEIEIAVRKYGVPHQFSAEALAAAGALPDEVRAPDLRHRIDLRDVPLVTIDGEDARDFDDAVYCEPAKVGRTNGFRLLVAIADVSHYVAAGGPLDADALTRSTSVYFPRRVIPMLPEKLSNGLCSLNPDVDRCVLVCDALVAPNGEVKAYQFYPAVIHSAARLTYTEVAAVLGNTKGAEAQRRATLLPHLQNLYDLYKILAKARKSRGAIEFDSTETYIVCNAQGKIEQILPRTRNDAHRLIEECMLTANVCAADFLKRHKQPGLYRIHAGPSGERLQVLRTFLKTLGLTLGGGDEPATSDYSELMTQIESRPDAPMLQTMLLRSMQQAVYSPDNIGHFGLAYPAYTHFTSPIRRYPDLLTHRAIKAILAGEKYEPEIPAGVELTTGLSPHARKLQKDDDKNKKSPSAKKRDAIWDELGLHCSANERRADEASRDVEAWLKCYFMRDKLGEEYGGTVSAVTSFGIFVQLDDLFIEGLVHVTELGSDYFQFDEVRHELRGERTGIRYRLTDRVRVQVSRVDLDARKIDFRLVREPNARSLAKTSGRSERGGAPVPTPAAGTPGVAGSASAGPTIRQLPKGGALLNGVQPAPAGKRPAKPKSAKVKAARADRGAAPAKHSGSGKAPAKRQGGQGGHGGHGGPGGQTKKPRR from the coding sequence TTGAGCAAATATCCCTATCCGATCCCGAGTCGCGAAGAGATCCTCGGTGTCCTGCGCACCGCAGACTCCGCGCTGTCCGCCAACGATATCGCCGAAGCCCTCGCTATCAAGAAGCAAGAACGCGAAGGCTTCTTCAAGCGCCTCGCCGCCATGGAACGCGACGATCAAATTCGTCTCGACCGCCGCGGCTACTATCAATTGACCCACCCGTCCAACTTCATCGCAGGCCGTGTCATCGGCCACCGCGATGGCTACGGCTTCGCCGTGCGCGACGATGACGGCGACGACCTCTTCCTCCCCACCGAGGAAATGAAGAAGGTCATGCACAACGACCGTGTCCTCCTGCGCGTCGCCGGCTGTGACCGCCGCGGTCGCCCCGAAGGCCATATCGTCGAAGTCGTCAGCCGCGCCAACACCCATGTTATCGGCCGCCTCCTCAACGAGAACGGCGTCATGGTCGTCGCCCCCGAAGACAAACGCATCAGCCATGACATCCTGATCCCGCCCCGCGCCCAAGGCAAAGCGAAGGTCGGACAGGTCGTCTCCGTCGAACTCACCGATTACCCCAGCCGTTACAGCCAGCCCATCGGCCGCGTCTCGGAAGTCCTCGGCGATATCGACGACCCCGGCATGGAAATCGAAATCGCCGTGCGTAAGTACGGCGTGCCCCACCAGTTCTCCGCCGAAGCCCTCGCCGCCGCCGGTGCGCTCCCCGACGAGGTCCGCGCGCCCGATCTGCGCCACCGCATCGACCTGCGCGATGTCCCCCTCGTGACCATCGACGGCGAAGACGCCCGCGATTTCGATGATGCCGTCTACTGCGAACCCGCCAAGGTCGGCCGCACCAACGGCTTCCGCCTGCTCGTGGCCATCGCCGACGTCTCGCATTACGTCGCCGCCGGTGGCCCGCTCGATGCCGACGCCCTCACGCGCAGCACCTCCGTCTACTTCCCGCGACGCGTCATCCCGATGCTCCCGGAAAAGCTCTCGAACGGCCTGTGCTCCCTCAACCCGGATGTCGACCGCTGCGTACTCGTGTGCGACGCACTCGTCGCACCGAACGGCGAAGTGAAGGCCTATCAGTTTTATCCGGCCGTTATCCACTCCGCCGCACGCCTGACCTACACGGAAGTCGCCGCCGTCCTCGGCAACACGAAGGGTGCCGAAGCACAACGCCGCGCAACGCTGCTGCCGCACCTGCAGAACCTGTACGACCTCTACAAGATCCTCGCCAAGGCACGCAAGTCGCGCGGTGCCATCGAGTTCGATTCGACGGAGACGTACATCGTCTGCAACGCCCAGGGCAAGATCGAACAGATCCTTCCGCGTACTCGCAACGACGCCCACCGCCTCATCGAGGAATGCATGCTCACAGCCAACGTCTGTGCAGCCGACTTCCTCAAGCGTCACAAACAACCCGGTCTGTATCGTATTCACGCCGGACCCTCGGGCGAACGCCTTCAGGTGCTGCGCACGTTCCTCAAAACCCTCGGGCTCACGCTCGGCGGCGGGGACGAACCGGCCACGTCCGATTACTCGGAACTGATGACGCAGATCGAGTCCCGGCCCGATGCGCCCATGCTCCAGACGATGCTCCTGCGCTCGATGCAACAGGCCGTCTACAGCCCGGACAACATCGGCCACTTCGGTCTCGCTTACCCGGCCTATACGCACTTCACCAGCCCGATTCGCCGCTATCCGGACCTGCTCACGCACCGTGCCATCAAGGCCATTCTCGCGGGCGAGAAGTACGAGCCGGAAATTCCTGCCGGTGTCGAGCTGACGACGGGCCTCTCGCCCCACGCGCGCAAGTTGCAAAAGGACGACGACAAGAACAAGAAGTCGCCGAGCGCGAAAAAGCGCGACGCGATATGGGACGAACTCGGCCTGCATTGCTCCGCCAACGAACGCCGCGCAGACGAAGCGTCTCGCGACGTCGAAGCCTGGCTCAAGTGCTACTTCATGCGCGACAAGCTCGGCGAGGAGTACGGCGGCACGGTCAGCGCCGTCACGTCGTTCGGCATCTTCGTGCAACTCGACGATCTCTTCATCGAGGGCCTCGTGCACGTCACGGAACTGGGCAGCGATTATTTCCAGTTCGACGAAGTCCGCCACGAACTGCGCGGCGAACGCACCGGTATCCGCTATCGACTCACCGACCGCGTGCGCGTGCAAGTCAGTCGCGTGGATCTGGACGCCCGCAAGATCGACTTCCGCCTCGTGCGCGAACCGAACGCCCGTTCGCTCGCGAAGACGTCCGGCCGTAGCGAGCGCGGCGGTGCCCCGGTGCCGACGCCCGCCGCCGGCACACCCGGCGTCGCAGGCTCTGCCAGCGCCGGCCCGACGATCCGTCAACTGCCCAAGGGCGGCGCGCTGCTCAACGGCGTGCAACCTGCACCGGCCGGCAAACGGCCCGCCAAACCCAAGTCCGCGAAGGTGAAAGCCGCGCGTGCCGATCGCGGCGCAGCCCCGGCGAAGCACAGCGGCAGCGGCAAGGCACCGGCAAAGCGACAGGGGGGGCAAGGTGGTCATGGCGGTCATGGCGGCCCCGGTGGACAGACGAAGAAGCCGCGCCGTTAA
- a CDS encoding LysR family transcriptional regulator yields the protein MHSIDLKHMRVFLRLVREKSASRVAAEMGMSQQAISGYLKRLREALPHEIFLRHSTGIEPTDFALDIARKFERILSDVDDVVLADFDPTRLERCVGMVANEYAQLSILPRFIAKIRARAPKVSVRVMDFCQETHAQQLERGDADIAVGFAKFFDDSLARISLNDEQYCCVVGERSGIADGLRNIADVALFPRVDFADSASYSQDAISQFLAAHDALIPPVATLACYTSLKPFLEFNDVVAFVPSAIANAFQLTRLPLDLMPETFTTAVGWHRKRSGNPLGIWLRGVLKEQVEE from the coding sequence GTGCACAGTATCGACCTCAAACATATGCGCGTTTTCTTGCGACTGGTGCGCGAGAAAAGTGCTTCCAGAGTTGCTGCGGAAATGGGAATGTCGCAGCAAGCGATTAGCGGATATTTGAAAAGGCTTCGAGAGGCGCTGCCGCATGAGATCTTTCTTCGGCATAGTACTGGGATTGAACCCACGGACTTCGCGCTGGATATTGCCAGGAAGTTTGAGCGGATTCTTTCGGATGTGGATGACGTGGTGCTGGCGGATTTCGATCCGACGAGGCTGGAAAGATGTGTTGGGATGGTTGCGAATGAATACGCGCAACTTTCCATATTGCCGAGGTTTATCGCGAAGATCCGGGCGAGGGCGCCAAAGGTTTCAGTGCGTGTAATGGATTTTTGCCAGGAAACGCATGCGCAACAACTTGAGCGCGGCGATGCGGATATTGCCGTTGGGTTCGCTAAGTTTTTTGATGATTCGCTAGCGCGGATTTCTCTCAACGATGAGCAGTACTGTTGCGTGGTCGGGGAAAGGTCCGGGATCGCTGATGGGCTTCGTAATATTGCCGATGTCGCACTGTTTCCTCGCGTGGATTTTGCCGACAGCGCAAGTTATTCGCAGGACGCCATCTCGCAATTTCTTGCCGCGCATGACGCGCTCATCCCTCCCGTCGCAACGCTCGCTTGCTATACCTCGCTTAAGCCGTTTCTCGAATTTAACGACGTGGTCGCGTTTGTACCCTCAGCCATCGCCAACGCGTTTCAGTTGACACGGCTACCGCTGGACTTGATGCCGGAGACGTTTACTACCGCCGTCGGCTGGCACCGCAAACGCTCAGGGAACCCGCTAGGCATCTGGCTGCGGGGAGTGCTGAAAGAGCAGGTGGAAGAGTAG
- the rlmB gene encoding 23S rRNA (guanosine(2251)-2'-O)-methyltransferase RlmB → MSKLKMLFGFHAVTARLRHDATSVKEIYYDPTRRDRRMTDFLKAVESYKNAPGVKIKLVQADGKRLDGMTGTSRHQGVVAQAEEISLALNLDELLDGISGDPLLLILDGVTDPHNLGACLRVADGAGAHAVIAPKDRAVGLNATVAKVASGAAETVPYIMVTNLARTLRELKDRGIWVVGTSDDAPADIYGTKLTGPMAIVMGAEGEGMRRLVGETCDELMSIPMAGGCESLNVSVASAVCLYEAVRQRKVAVKGK, encoded by the coding sequence ATGAGTAAATTGAAAATGCTGTTCGGCTTCCATGCCGTGACCGCACGCCTGCGTCACGACGCCACCAGCGTCAAAGAGATCTACTACGACCCCACCCGGCGCGACCGTCGCATGACGGATTTCCTCAAGGCCGTGGAGTCGTACAAGAACGCACCGGGCGTCAAGATCAAGCTGGTTCAGGCGGACGGCAAGCGTCTCGATGGCATGACCGGAACGTCGCGCCACCAGGGCGTCGTGGCACAGGCCGAGGAAATCTCGCTCGCGCTCAATCTCGACGAACTGCTCGACGGCATCTCGGGCGACCCGCTGCTGCTGATCCTCGACGGCGTGACCGATCCGCACAACCTCGGCGCTTGCCTGCGCGTGGCCGACGGTGCAGGCGCGCACGCAGTGATCGCCCCGAAGGACCGCGCAGTCGGTCTCAATGCGACTGTGGCCAAGGTCGCCAGCGGCGCCGCCGAAACGGTCCCGTACATCATGGTGACGAACCTCGCCCGCACGTTGCGCGAACTCAAGGACCGTGGCATTTGGGTGGTCGGCACCTCCGACGACGCGCCCGCCGATATCTACGGCACAAAGCTCACCGGTCCGATGGCCATCGTCATGGGCGCGGAAGGCGAGGGCATGCGCCGCCTCGTGGGCGAGACGTGCGACGAACTGATGAGTATTCCGATGGCGGGCGGCTGCGAAAGCCTCAATGTGTCGGTGGCAAGCGCCGTGTGCCTCTATGAGGCTGTGCGTCAGCGCAAGGTCGCGGTGAAGGGCAAGTAA
- the tal gene encoding transaldolase, producing the protein MNLLDQLKRHTIVVADTGDFQAMDAYKPQDATTNPSLILGAVQKDAYRPILARVVGEHRAASTDEIIDRLLIAFGKEILDIVPGRVSTEVDARLSFDTAGTVARARKLIAMYEAEGIERDRVLIKIASTWEGIRAAEILERDKIRCNMTLLFSLVQAAACAEAGARLISPFVGRIYDWYKKSAGANWDEAANAGVNDPGVRSVSAIYRYYKHFGHDTEVMGASFRSTGQILALSGCDLLTISPVLLEQLRTTEGEVKRQLDVKDARSADIARVKTDEPSFRFALNDDAMATEKLAEGIRAFAADAIKLEGLIDAAR; encoded by the coding sequence ATGAATCTGCTCGATCAACTCAAGCGTCACACCATCGTCGTTGCCGACACCGGCGACTTTCAGGCGATGGATGCCTACAAGCCGCAAGACGCCACCACCAATCCCTCGCTGATCCTCGGCGCCGTCCAGAAAGACGCCTACCGCCCGATCCTCGCGCGTGTGGTCGGCGAGCATCGCGCCGCGTCGACGGACGAGATCATCGACCGTCTGCTGATCGCCTTCGGTAAAGAGATTCTGGATATCGTGCCGGGCCGCGTTTCCACGGAAGTGGACGCCCGCCTGTCGTTCGATACGGCAGGCACGGTCGCGCGCGCCCGCAAGCTCATCGCCATGTACGAAGCCGAAGGCATCGAGCGCGATCGCGTGCTGATCAAGATCGCCTCGACGTGGGAAGGCATTCGCGCCGCCGAAATTCTGGAGCGCGACAAGATTCGCTGCAATATGACGCTGCTGTTTTCGCTGGTGCAGGCTGCTGCCTGCGCTGAAGCGGGCGCCCGGCTGATTTCACCGTTCGTCGGACGCATTTACGACTGGTACAAGAAGTCGGCCGGTGCCAACTGGGACGAAGCGGCGAACGCTGGCGTCAACGATCCGGGGGTTCGCTCGGTATCGGCCATCTACCGCTACTACAAGCACTTCGGCCACGACACGGAAGTGATGGGCGCGAGCTTCCGCTCCACCGGCCAGATTCTGGCGCTCTCCGGCTGCGATCTGCTGACGATCAGTCCCGTCCTGCTCGAACAACTACGCACGACCGAAGGCGAGGTCAAACGCCAGCTCGACGTGAAGGACGCGCGCTCGGCCGACATCGCACGCGTCAAAACGGACGAACCGTCGTTCCGGTTCGCCCTCAACGACGACGCGATGGCCACCGAGAAACTCGCGGAAGGCATTCGCGCATTTGCGGCCGATGCCATCAAGCTCGAAGGGCTGATCGACGCCGCACGCTAA
- a CDS encoding short chain dehydrogenase, producing the protein MKTVIVIGASGKIGQAAMKGLGNHRVITASRSGEGCDYRVDTTDKASLRALFESVGKFDAVVSAAGHCEYAPFTSMTDEQWEATIQGKLVGQMNIVKVGLDHIEDGGSFTLISGILNVKPMPEGIADATTSGAIDTFVKCVAYELPRGIRINAVNPTVIEEAWSVYGEMMPGYQPVPGALVGKAFERCVDSFITGQVIFVDA; encoded by the coding sequence ATGAAAACTGTCATCGTCATAGGCGCCAGCGGCAAGATCGGTCAGGCGGCGATGAAGGGGCTTGGGAATCATCGGGTGATCACGGCCAGCCGTTCTGGCGAGGGTTGCGATTATCGCGTCGACACGACGGACAAGGCATCATTGCGCGCCCTGTTCGAATCGGTGGGTAAATTCGATGCGGTGGTCAGTGCCGCAGGGCATTGCGAGTACGCGCCTTTCACGTCGATGACCGATGAGCAATGGGAAGCCACCATTCAGGGCAAGCTTGTCGGCCAGATGAACATCGTAAAAGTCGGTCTCGACCATATCGAAGATGGCGGTTCGTTCACCTTGATTTCGGGCATTTTGAACGTCAAGCCGATGCCCGAGGGTATTGCGGACGCCACGACGAGCGGCGCGATCGATACGTTCGTGAAATGTGTCGCGTACGAATTACCGCGTGGCATTCGCATTAACGCCGTCAATCCGACGGTCATCGAAGAGGCCTGGTCGGTTTATGGCGAGATGATGCCGGGTTATCAGCCGGTGCCTGGGGCGCTGGTTGGCAAGGCATTCGAGCGGTGCGTCGACAGCTTTATCACGGGACAGGTCATTTTCGTGGACGCTTAA
- a CDS encoding LysR substrate-binding domain-containing protein, with protein sequence MPAFTRGELADLNVFVTICRWQSFREAATELGVTTSALSHAMRNLEARLGVKLLNRTSRSVSPTAAGSALAKELEQGLEQIASAIGALDRYRASPAGRLRLNVPRDAARLLLDPILPRFVASYPDIELDVTVDDRMLDIVAEGFDAGMRYGDTVPGDMIATPLTPALKWIVVGSPAYIARHGRPKVPQDLMSHNCIRMRLGDNTLYKWELGNGSTAVELDVPGALSINESDGVISAALGGLGLGYVLERNVAAELANGTLEAVLTEWAVDGPPLSMYYPSRRQTLPGLRHLIDMIRAEHMGRAA encoded by the coding sequence ATGCCTGCCTTCACTCGCGGCGAGCTTGCCGATTTGAACGTGTTTGTCACCATCTGCCGCTGGCAGAGTTTCCGGGAGGCCGCCACTGAGTTGGGCGTGACGACCTCTGCCTTGAGTCATGCGATGCGCAATCTCGAGGCGCGTCTGGGCGTGAAGTTATTGAATCGCACGAGTCGTTCCGTGTCGCCGACGGCGGCGGGATCGGCATTGGCGAAGGAATTGGAGCAGGGTCTTGAGCAGATTGCCTCGGCGATAGGTGCGTTGGACCGATATCGTGCATCGCCAGCGGGCCGGTTGCGTCTGAACGTGCCACGCGATGCGGCGCGGTTGTTGCTGGACCCTATCCTGCCCCGCTTTGTTGCGTCTTATCCGGACATCGAGCTGGATGTCACGGTGGACGACCGGATGCTGGACATTGTGGCGGAGGGGTTCGATGCCGGGATGCGCTACGGCGACACGGTGCCTGGCGACATGATTGCGACGCCGTTGACGCCGGCATTGAAGTGGATCGTGGTGGGTTCGCCGGCGTACATTGCGCGTCATGGTCGACCGAAGGTGCCGCAGGATTTGATGTCGCACAATTGCATCCGGATGCGACTGGGCGATAACACCTTGTACAAGTGGGAGTTGGGCAATGGGTCGACGGCTGTGGAATTGGATGTGCCGGGGGCGTTGAGCATCAACGAGAGTGACGGCGTGATTTCGGCGGCCCTGGGCGGGTTGGGTTTGGGATATGTGTTGGAGCGCAACGTGGCGGCCGAGTTGGCGAATGGCACGTTGGAGGCGGTGTTGACGGAATGGGCGGTGGATGGGCCGCCGTTATCGATGTATTACCCGAGTCGGCGTCAGACGTTGCCGGGCTTACGGCATCTGATCGACATGATTCGTGCGGAGCATATGGGGCGGGCGGCTTGA
- a CDS encoding IS110 family transposase, with protein sequence MKITTVGIDLAKNVFAVHGVNEHGRTVLKKVLKRNHVAEFFANLPTCVIGMEACASAHYWARKLQAMGHTVRLIAPQFVKPYVKTNKNDAADAEAICEAVARPNMRFVPVKTVEQQSVLSLHRVRQGFVRARTAQANQIRGLLAEFGIVAPKGIGHLERQVPELIEDAENELTGSFRLLIQRLMDQLKELDRQVKELEAQIQAWHRSDERSRRLARVPGIGPLTASALVASVGDAKSFSSARQLAAWLGLVPRQNSSGGKNVLLGISKRGDVYLRTLLIHGARSLLQVAKRKECKSGWLHGLLQRRNANVAAVALANKNARIVWALLVHGREFHPDYHAPAATV encoded by the coding sequence ATGAAGATTACGACAGTTGGCATCGATCTGGCGAAGAACGTTTTTGCCGTCCATGGTGTAAATGAGCATGGCCGAACGGTGCTGAAGAAAGTGCTCAAGCGGAATCATGTTGCGGAGTTCTTCGCCAACCTCCCCACCTGCGTGATCGGAATGGAGGCATGCGCCAGCGCGCACTACTGGGCTCGCAAGCTGCAGGCCATGGGGCATACGGTACGACTGATCGCACCGCAGTTCGTCAAACCGTACGTCAAGACAAACAAGAATGACGCGGCGGATGCCGAGGCGATTTGCGAGGCAGTCGCACGGCCGAACATGCGTTTCGTGCCGGTCAAGACCGTTGAGCAGCAATCGGTGTTGTCGCTGCATCGCGTACGCCAGGGTTTCGTGCGGGCGCGCACCGCGCAGGCCAACCAGATCCGTGGACTGCTCGCCGAATTCGGGATCGTTGCTCCCAAGGGAATCGGGCATCTCGAGCGTCAGGTTCCTGAACTGATCGAAGATGCGGAGAACGAACTGACTGGCTCGTTTCGATTGCTCATCCAGCGCCTCATGGACCAACTGAAGGAGCTTGACCGACAGGTCAAGGAGCTCGAGGCGCAGATTCAGGCCTGGCACCGTAGTGACGAAAGGAGTCGACGGCTCGCGCGCGTCCCGGGCATCGGGCCCCTTACCGCGAGCGCGCTCGTTGCGTCTGTCGGCGACGCAAAGAGCTTCAGTAGCGCCCGACAACTTGCGGCGTGGCTCGGTCTGGTACCCCGGCAAAACTCGAGCGGCGGCAAGAACGTGCTGCTGGGCATCAGCAAGCGAGGTGACGTGTATTTGCGAACATTGTTGATCCACGGTGCGCGTTCCCTTCTGCAGGTTGCCAAACGCAAGGAATGCAAAAGCGGCTGGCTACATGGCTTGCTGCAGCGGCGAAACGCAAATGTCGCCGCCGTCGCACTCGCGAACAAGAACGCGCGGATCGTCTGGGCGCTACTGGTCCACGGCCGTGAGTTTCACCCTGATTACCACGCGCCTGCAGCGACTGTTTAA